In a genomic window of Thalassotalea piscium:
- the rpsT gene encoding 30S ribosomal protein S20: MANSKQAKKRAVQSEKRRQHNASRRSMMRTLLKKVIAAIEAGDKEAATKEFAAATPILDRYAVKGLIHKNKAARSKSRLNAAIKAL; this comes from the coding sequence TTGGCTAACTCAAAGCAAGCTAAGAAACGTGCGGTTCAATCAGAAAAACGCCGTCAACATAATGCAAGTCGTCGTTCAATGATGCGCACTTTATTAAAGAAAGTAATCGCTGCCATTGAAGCCGGTGACAAAGAAGCTGCAACAAAAGAATTTGCTGCTGCTACACCAATCCTTGACCGTTATGCAGTTAAGGGCCTTATTCACAAGAATAAAGCTGCTCGTAGTAAAAGTCGTTTAAACGCGGCGATTAAAGCACTTTAA
- a CDS encoding dipeptidyl-peptidase 3 family protein: MKKTTLAMALLVATTALSACKDAPTSTSSPAPTLTPEYNDKLDIYQTIKLTTDLSHLTQDQHQMLGLLIEASDIMDNLFWQQAFGKDKDAFLAGIQDEKVREFTKINYGPWDRLNGDKAFLTNTAPKHAGAQFYPADMTKAEFEASELDDKKGLYSLIKRNQQGELISVAYSEAYSDELNRAAVILEKASTLAKDKEFANYLALRAKALRDDNYQASDLAWMDMKSNQIDVVIGPIETYEDQLFGYRAAFESYVLIKDMAWSEKLAKYAAFLPELQKGLPVAKKYKAEVPGSDADLNAYDVIYYSGHANAGGKTIAINLPNDEQVQLEKGTRRLQLKNAMRAKYDAILAPIAETLIVPEQRKNVTFNAFFANTMFHEVAHGLGIKNTINDKGTVRQALKEHASALEEGKADILGLYMISQLLEKGEIDEGVLADYYTTFLAGIFRSVRFGASSAHGKANMVRFNYFADHGAFDRNEEGLYSVNMDKMGEAIDSLSALILELQGNGDYQGVANLVNDSGYIGDTLAQDLEKLSQADIPVDIVFEQGKKVLGL; the protein is encoded by the coding sequence ATGAAAAAAACAACTCTTGCAATGGCATTGCTTGTTGCAACAACGGCACTCAGTGCTTGTAAAGATGCCCCAACATCAACTTCAAGCCCTGCACCTACACTAACACCTGAATATAATGATAAATTAGATATATACCAAACCATTAAGCTTACAACAGATTTAAGCCACTTAACTCAAGATCAACATCAAATGTTAGGTTTGCTAATTGAAGCCTCTGACATCATGGATAATTTATTTTGGCAGCAAGCTTTTGGTAAAGACAAAGATGCTTTTCTTGCTGGTATACAAGATGAAAAAGTTCGTGAATTTACCAAAATCAATTATGGTCCTTGGGACAGGCTAAATGGTGATAAAGCGTTTTTAACCAATACAGCACCAAAACATGCAGGTGCACAGTTTTATCCTGCAGATATGACTAAAGCAGAGTTTGAAGCAAGTGAACTAGATGATAAGAAAGGCCTATACAGTCTGATAAAACGTAATCAGCAAGGTGAATTAATTTCTGTCGCATACTCAGAAGCCTACAGCGATGAACTTAACCGTGCAGCAGTCATTCTTGAAAAAGCATCTACATTAGCTAAAGACAAAGAATTTGCTAACTATTTAGCTTTACGAGCAAAAGCGCTTCGTGATGATAATTATCAAGCGTCTGATCTTGCTTGGATGGATATGAAAAGCAATCAAATTGATGTTGTTATTGGTCCTATTGAAACCTATGAAGACCAGCTATTTGGTTACCGCGCAGCATTCGAGTCATACGTGTTAATTAAAGATATGGCATGGAGCGAAAAGCTTGCTAAATACGCCGCCTTTTTACCTGAGCTTCAAAAAGGTTTACCCGTTGCTAAGAAATATAAAGCAGAAGTGCCTGGTTCAGATGCTGATTTAAATGCTTACGATGTAATTTATTACTCAGGACATGCTAATGCTGGCGGTAAAACAATTGCAATTAATTTACCAAACGATGAGCAAGTACAACTAGAAAAAGGAACTCGTAGGTTACAACTAAAAAATGCGATGCGTGCAAAATATGATGCAATTCTTGCTCCGATCGCTGAGACATTAATTGTTCCTGAGCAGCGTAAAAATGTAACTTTTAATGCGTTTTTTGCTAATACTATGTTTCATGAAGTTGCACACGGATTAGGAATAAAAAACACTATTAATGATAAGGGAACAGTTCGCCAAGCATTGAAAGAGCACGCTTCAGCTCTAGAAGAAGGTAAAGCTGATATTTTAGGTTTATACATGATCAGCCAACTGCTAGAAAAAGGTGAAATTGATGAAGGTGTTCTAGCTGATTATTACACTACGTTCTTGGCAGGCATTTTTCGTTCAGTAAGATTTGGTGCAAGTTCTGCTCATGGTAAAGCAAATATGGTTAGGTTTAATTATTTTGCTGATCATGGGGCCTTTGATCGCAACGAAGAAGGTTTATACAGCGTAAACATGGACAAAATGGGTGAAGCAATTGATTCACTTTCTGCACTTATTCTCGAGCTGCAAGGTAATGGTGATTACCAAGGCGTGGCAAACTTAGTTAACGATAGTGGCTATATAGGCGATACATTAGCACAAGATTTAGAGAAATTATCACAAGCTGATATTCCGGTAGACATTGTATTTGAACAAGGAAAAAAAGTTTTAGGACTATAA
- a CDS encoding DUF3010 family protein, with protein MRVCGVELKGNDAIICVMTRENGLYDIPHIRVPKISIDDAGDAEQVKRFQFTFAKLLSDYKIDHVVIKGRALKGKFSGGPVGFKLEAAIQLIDDMSVSIVSSTYIKSAWAKTQVNIDFRDTGLKKFQEEAFSTAFAFLETN; from the coding sequence ATGAGAGTTTGTGGTGTAGAGTTAAAAGGTAACGATGCGATAATTTGTGTGATGACACGCGAAAATGGTCTTTATGATATTCCACATATTCGTGTACCTAAAATTAGTATCGACGATGCAGGTGATGCAGAGCAAGTAAAAAGGTTTCAATTTACTTTTGCTAAACTGTTAAGTGATTATAAGATTGATCATGTTGTTATTAAAGGGCGCGCACTTAAAGGTAAGTTTTCTGGTGGCCCTGTTGGCTTTAAATTAGAAGCAGCAATACAATTGATTGATGATATGAGTGTTAGTATTGTATCAAGTACCTACATCAAATCTGCGTGGGCGAAAACACAAGTTAATATTGATTTTCGAGATACAGGTTTAAAGAAGTTTCAAGAAGAGGCTTTTTCAACAGCTTTTGCCTTTTTAGAGACTAACTAA
- a CDS encoding GNAT family N-acetyltransferase has protein sequence MSQLTIRQATENDCDIILYFIRELAIYEKAEHEVLATTDTIKESMFSKHSGVYGLICELNGEAIGFSVYFYNYSTWLAKPGLYLEDLYVSLEHRGKGAGIALLKKLAQIAVDKGCGRFEWSCLDWNTPSREFYESLGAEPQNEWIGYRMSGKTLNEFAQKN, from the coding sequence ATGTCTCAATTAACAATACGCCAAGCAACGGAAAATGATTGCGATATTATTTTGTATTTTATTCGTGAGTTAGCTATTTATGAAAAAGCAGAGCATGAAGTGCTAGCAACTACAGACACCATCAAAGAAAGTATGTTTAGTAAGCACAGTGGTGTGTATGGACTTATTTGTGAGCTTAATGGGGAAGCTATTGGCTTTTCAGTATATTTTTATAATTACTCAACTTGGCTTGCCAAGCCAGGGCTTTATCTAGAAGATTTGTATGTATCTTTAGAGCATCGAGGTAAGGGAGCTGGTATTGCACTATTGAAAAAATTGGCGCAAATAGCTGTTGATAAAGGGTGTGGTCGTTTTGAGTGGAGTTGTTTAGATTGGAACACTCCCTCTAGAGAATTTTATGAATCGTTAGGTGCAGAGCCTCAAAACGAATGGATTGGCTATAGAATGTCAGGAAAAACACTAAATGAATTTGCTCAAAAAAACTAG
- a CDS encoding dipeptidase, with protein MFKLFSLLPLLTLPLLVSPSFAAPVSDLADKTAEYAVATYTESMVKSLAELVKHNTVAQEGIASTENPAHIAFKAELEKQAKNLGLDFTDHGYIVVIGLGDNKERVGIITHGDIQPVNPSKWAKSPFELDTTTEPGKLIARGTEDDKGPISTALFAMKAIKDKGIQLNKRLELYVYMAEESDWGPLQEYVNNNELPQTNITIDASYPVVTAEKGYGTLKIAFNKQKPPTIGAYLSHFEGGYFGSQIPEDAKAVIENATVQLLNSLMNKAQTYHDGINFNFELKAKQLVITALGKSAHSSEPEGGVNAIPYLADLLSDTRWDNNGAGTLVNFINDNIGLGLEGKKFGKIAYHDDFMGPMTVSPTVIKQHDSNIELNINIRRPKGKTAQQLRSEITDTIAKWKLNNLADITELDHYIGEPFVQNDAPHIYTLLNVFSKYTGIKDAKPVSIGGGTNSRLFPNAVSFGPSMPNTIYTGHSEHEFITMKQFILNLKMYTAVMVELAQ; from the coding sequence GTGTTTAAATTATTCTCACTACTACCACTGTTGACACTGCCACTCTTAGTAAGCCCTTCATTCGCTGCTCCGGTTAGTGATCTTGCTGATAAAACAGCTGAATATGCTGTGGCTACTTATACTGAATCGATGGTGAAAAGTTTAGCTGAGCTCGTTAAACACAATACGGTTGCTCAAGAAGGCATTGCCTCTACCGAAAACCCCGCACATATAGCATTTAAAGCCGAATTGGAAAAACAAGCCAAGAACTTAGGATTAGACTTTACTGATCACGGTTATATTGTTGTTATCGGTTTAGGAGACAATAAGGAGCGCGTCGGTATAATCACCCACGGTGACATTCAACCTGTCAATCCAAGTAAGTGGGCTAAATCACCTTTCGAATTAGATACTACTACCGAGCCTGGCAAATTAATCGCTCGTGGAACTGAAGACGACAAGGGTCCTATTTCAACAGCATTATTCGCAATGAAAGCCATAAAAGATAAAGGTATTCAACTCAATAAACGCCTCGAATTATATGTATATATGGCGGAAGAGTCTGATTGGGGGCCTTTACAAGAATATGTTAACAATAATGAGCTACCGCAAACTAACATCACTATTGATGCTTCATATCCGGTTGTAACCGCAGAAAAAGGCTATGGAACGTTAAAAATAGCCTTTAACAAGCAAAAACCGCCTACTATTGGGGCTTATCTTAGCCATTTTGAGGGTGGATATTTTGGCAGCCAAATACCTGAAGATGCCAAAGCCGTTATTGAAAATGCAACTGTTCAACTACTAAATTCTTTAATGAATAAAGCGCAAACTTACCATGACGGCATTAACTTTAATTTTGAATTAAAAGCTAAGCAATTAGTCATTACCGCATTAGGTAAATCAGCTCATTCATCAGAGCCGGAAGGCGGCGTAAATGCCATACCGTACCTAGCTGATTTACTTTCAGATACTCGTTGGGACAATAACGGAGCAGGCACTCTTGTTAACTTTATTAATGACAATATAGGCTTAGGCTTAGAAGGTAAAAAATTCGGTAAAATAGCTTACCATGATGATTTTATGGGCCCAATGACCGTATCCCCCACAGTAATTAAACAGCACGATAGTAATATTGAGTTAAACATTAATATTCGTCGCCCTAAAGGTAAAACTGCGCAGCAATTACGCAGTGAAATTACCGACACGATCGCTAAGTGGAAACTCAATAATTTAGCTGACATTACCGAGCTAGATCATTACATTGGTGAACCATTTGTACAAAATGATGCGCCACACATCTATACGCTGCTAAATGTTTTTTCAAAATACACCGGAATAAAAGATGCTAAGCCAGTTTCTATTGGCGGTGGCACTAACTCTCGTCTGTTTCCTAACGCAGTGTCGTTTGGCCCCTCAATGCCAAACACTATTTATACTGGCCACTCAGAGCATGAGTTTATTACCATGAAGCAATTTATTCTTAATTTAAAAATGTATACCGCAGTAATGGTAGAGTTGGCTCAATAG
- a CDS encoding SDR family NAD(P)-dependent oxidoreductase has protein sequence MKKVCVVTGGSSGIGLSIVKLFLNNNYHVFNLDRNPSNFGKFCYCDITCHQQVTQIITEIAEHHTIDVLVSNAGIHFSANIENTSEDDLINVFNINVKGAYSAVKAVLPSMKAQKNGAIVIIASDQALVAKHNSFAYNLSKSALASLAKTTALDYAPFNIRANAICPGTIETPLYHQAINNYCEHSGANKDLVHQEEAALQPLNRLGQPEEVAQLALFLASDKATFITGSLQVIDGGYTVQ, from the coding sequence ATGAAAAAAGTATGTGTGGTTACTGGCGGTAGTTCAGGCATTGGCCTAAGTATTGTTAAGTTATTTTTAAACAATAACTATCACGTTTTCAACTTAGATCGAAACCCCAGTAACTTTGGTAAATTCTGCTATTGCGACATAACCTGTCATCAACAAGTGACGCAAATCATTACTGAAATAGCTGAACACCACACTATTGATGTGTTAGTTTCCAACGCTGGCATTCACTTTTCTGCTAATATTGAGAACACTAGCGAAGATGACCTTATCAACGTTTTTAACATCAATGTTAAAGGTGCGTATTCAGCAGTAAAAGCCGTACTTCCCTCAATGAAAGCACAAAAAAATGGCGCTATTGTAATTATTGCGTCTGACCAAGCCTTAGTAGCAAAACATAACTCATTTGCCTATAACCTTAGTAAAAGTGCATTAGCCTCACTGGCAAAAACAACTGCTTTAGATTACGCCCCATTTAATATCAGAGCCAATGCTATTTGCCCAGGCACTATCGAAACACCACTTTATCATCAAGCCATTAATAATTACTGTGAACATTCTGGTGCCAATAAAGACCTAGTGCACCAAGAAGAAGCCGCATTACAGCCTTTAAACCGTTTGGGGCAGCCTGAAGAAGTTGCCCAATTAGCATTGTTTTTAGCGTCAGACAAAGCAACATTTATCACTGGCAGCCTGCAAGTTATCGATGGCGGTTATACCGTACAATAA
- a CDS encoding amidohydrolase family protein: protein MKIIDSHVHFFDLAHGDYHWLKPETPPFWPDKQVINKSFTEHDLVLLNPLTIGGFVHIEAGYNNQAPWQEISWLEQSCQLPFRSIANINLTLPSNEFQQQIKKLITYPSVVGCRHILDQHALALLTNKQVKNNFGVLNQQSLNFEVQMHFSDHQAVNALQAVIINNPRINFIINHAGLPIAQEYNDSIVALWRQGLAIVAQQQNVAIKCSGWEMLERNYNENICKEIIEYCLTLFGANRVMISSNFPLTLFSHSYQDYWNMIIRTNIKNLQCLLHDNSQHWYSFT from the coding sequence ATGAAGATAATCGATAGTCACGTTCACTTTTTTGACCTAGCACACGGTGACTATCACTGGCTTAAACCCGAAACCCCACCTTTCTGGCCAGACAAACAAGTTATTAATAAAAGCTTTACTGAGCACGATTTAGTGTTACTCAATCCATTAACAATTGGTGGCTTTGTTCATATTGAAGCAGGTTATAATAACCAAGCTCCTTGGCAAGAAATTTCATGGTTAGAGCAAAGCTGCCAGTTGCCCTTTCGCAGCATTGCTAACATTAACTTAACTTTACCAAGCAACGAATTTCAACAACAAATAAAAAAGCTAATAACCTACCCCTCAGTAGTGGGTTGTCGACATATATTAGACCAACACGCCTTAGCACTCCTGACAAATAAACAAGTAAAAAATAACTTTGGGGTATTAAATCAGCAGTCATTAAATTTTGAAGTACAAATGCATTTTTCAGATCATCAGGCTGTTAATGCTTTACAAGCAGTGATCATTAACAACCCTCGAATTAATTTTATTATTAATCATGCAGGGTTACCCATAGCACAAGAGTACAATGACTCAATTGTTGCATTATGGCGCCAAGGACTAGCGATAGTTGCTCAACAACAGAATGTTGCAATTAAGTGCTCTGGCTGGGAGATGCTTGAACGTAACTATAACGAAAACATCTGCAAAGAAATAATAGAGTACTGTCTTACGCTTTTTGGTGCTAACAGAGTAATGATCAGCAGTAACTTTCCTTTAACTTTATTCAGCCACAGCTATCAAGATTATTGGAACATGATCATCAGAACAAATATTAAAAATCTTCAGTGCTTACTGCATGACAATAGCCAGCACTGGTATAGCTTTACATAA
- a CDS encoding Lrp/AsnC family transcriptional regulator, which produces MDKFDKHILSILQQDCTAAVSEVAAQVGLSTTPCWRRIQAMEKSGVIRGRVALTNAEMLNVGLTVFVIIRTNQHNPDWLNTFAKIADEFQEIIEFYRMSGDVDYLLKVVVPDMKAYDHFYKKLIDKASFADISSSFAMEEIKYTTALPVDYLP; this is translated from the coding sequence ATGGATAAATTCGATAAACACATACTCAGTATACTTCAACAAGACTGCACGGCTGCAGTAAGTGAAGTAGCAGCACAAGTCGGCCTTTCAACCACACCATGTTGGCGCCGTATTCAAGCAATGGAAAAGTCAGGTGTTATTCGAGGTCGGGTTGCGTTAACCAATGCAGAAATGCTTAATGTTGGCTTAACGGTTTTCGTTATTATTAGAACCAACCAACATAACCCAGACTGGCTAAATACTTTTGCAAAAATAGCCGATGAATTTCAAGAAATAATCGAGTTTTATCGCATGAGTGGCGACGTAGACTATCTACTAAAAGTAGTAGTACCCGACATGAAAGCTTATGATCACTTTTATAAAAAGTTAATCGACAAAGCTAGCTTTGCAGACATAAGTTCAAGCTTTGCGATGGAAGAAATTAAATACACCACCGCATTACCTGTTGATTACTTACCGTAG
- a CDS encoding YajD family HNH nuclease, whose protein sequence is MASDKFGTSANYKQKEQGYRDKALKLYPWICGRCAREFVYSNLKELTVHHVDHDHTNNPNDGSNWELLCIYCHDNEHAKYTDHAQYKTEIKAGDSNQDTATYNPFAELKSLMKK, encoded by the coding sequence ATGGCTTCAGATAAGTTTGGCACAAGTGCCAATTATAAACAAAAAGAGCAGGGCTATCGAGATAAAGCGCTGAAGCTTTATCCATGGATTTGTGGACGCTGTGCGCGTGAATTTGTCTATTCAAATTTAAAAGAGTTAACTGTTCATCATGTTGATCATGACCACACAAACAACCCTAATGATGGCAGCAATTGGGAATTGTTATGCATATACTGTCATGATAATGAGCATGCGAAATATACAGATCATGCACAGTATAAAACGGAAATAAAAGCAGGCGATAGTAATCAAGATACCGCTACTTATAACCCGTTTGCAGAGTTAAAGTCGTTAATGAAAAAGTAG
- a CDS encoding mandelate racemase/muconate lactonizing enzyme family protein, protein MKITKVEIFDIECPDRPAWTPVFVRVYTDEGLVGLGEAGLAYDWGHSAAAAMIKEIAEAVLIGFNPMQTELLWSRMLRESFWGLGGGPVLYAAMSAIDTALWDIKGKALGVPVYQLLGGKVNDKLRTYASQLQFDWDKECKKLIQPEEYAQAALKAVAQGYDAVKVDPIVYNADGSSSFDRTKLFTRPQMRLFGDRLRAIRDAVGEDVDIIFESHSLMGAASAIQMGEIVEEVGCMMYEEPVNYLNPKVHKKVSDRVNVPIAGGERLYHRWDVRQYFEDQSIDVLQPDVGLCGGFTESKKVCDYADVYDIRIQAHVCGGPVATAASLHLETAIPNFLIHEHHTYAIKSWNRELCIQDPQPVNGFFEVSETPGIGIELNDEVVKRSPHLTVTSLK, encoded by the coding sequence ATGAAAATTACCAAAGTAGAAATTTTTGATATTGAATGCCCTGATCGTCCAGCATGGACGCCTGTTTTTGTAAGAGTATATACTGATGAAGGTCTTGTTGGGCTTGGTGAAGCTGGTTTAGCTTACGACTGGGGGCACAGTGCTGCTGCAGCAATGATCAAAGAAATTGCTGAAGCAGTACTGATTGGTTTTAACCCTATGCAAACAGAATTGTTATGGTCACGTATGTTAAGGGAGAGCTTTTGGGGTTTAGGTGGCGGACCGGTTCTATATGCTGCAATGAGTGCCATAGACACTGCATTATGGGATATAAAAGGGAAAGCTTTAGGTGTGCCTGTTTACCAATTACTTGGTGGAAAGGTTAACGATAAGCTTAGAACCTATGCGAGTCAATTGCAGTTTGACTGGGATAAAGAATGTAAAAAGTTAATTCAACCTGAAGAATATGCACAAGCCGCTTTAAAAGCAGTAGCGCAAGGGTACGACGCAGTAAAGGTAGACCCTATTGTATATAACGCTGATGGTAGTTCTTCGTTTGATCGCACTAAATTATTTACCCGTCCGCAAATGCGTCTTTTTGGCGATAGACTACGCGCAATAAGAGATGCTGTTGGCGAAGATGTTGATATTATTTTTGAATCACATTCATTGATGGGAGCCGCATCTGCGATTCAAATGGGTGAAATAGTGGAAGAAGTTGGCTGCATGATGTACGAAGAGCCAGTTAATTATTTAAACCCTAAAGTGCATAAAAAAGTGTCAGATCGCGTTAATGTTCCAATTGCTGGTGGCGAACGTTTATATCATAGATGGGATGTACGTCAGTATTTTGAAGATCAAAGTATTGATGTGCTGCAACCAGATGTTGGTCTTTGTGGTGGTTTTACTGAGAGTAAAAAGGTGTGTGACTATGCTGATGTGTACGATATTCGTATACAAGCACATGTCTGTGGTGGGCCTGTAGCAACGGCAGCTTCGTTACATTTAGAAACGGCAATACCCAACTTTTTAATTCATGAGCATCACACTTATGCGATTAAATCATGGAATCGAGAATTATGTATTCAAGACCCTCAGCCAGTAAATGGTTTTTTTGAAGTATCAGAAACACCAGGTATTGGCATTGAATTAAATGATGAAGTGGTAAAGCGTTCACCCCATTTAACGGTTACGTCGTTAAAGTAA
- a CDS encoding class II aldolase/adducin family protein, which translates to MFEIPQLSLQGKVSDEEWQTRVDLAACYRLVVLHGWDDLIYTHISARIPNTEHYLINAFGLAFDEITASNLVKIDIDGNIIDKDCPFTINPAGFTIHSAVHEARHDAQCVMHLHTNETIAVASIEEGLLPLSQYAMFALASISYHNYEGLAVNAQEKKRLQSDLGDANFMLLRNHGGLTLGQTVGDAFMHMYDLARACQIQVQILSQGKPTVLVEQHIVDGIKAQANVVHTGATGGQKSWPAMLRRVYRHDPTFAS; encoded by the coding sequence ATGTTTGAGATACCACAACTGTCTTTGCAGGGTAAAGTGTCAGATGAAGAATGGCAAACAAGGGTTGATCTTGCAGCGTGCTATCGCTTGGTTGTTTTGCATGGTTGGGATGACCTTATTTATACACATATTTCTGCACGTATTCCAAACACAGAGCATTACCTAATAAATGCTTTTGGTTTAGCATTTGATGAAATTACCGCATCTAATCTCGTTAAAATTGATATTGATGGCAATATTATTGATAAGGATTGTCCTTTTACGATAAACCCTGCTGGTTTTACTATACACAGTGCCGTACATGAGGCTAGACACGACGCGCAATGTGTTATGCACTTGCATACTAATGAAACGATTGCGGTAGCTAGTATTGAAGAAGGGCTATTACCGCTGAGTCAATATGCAATGTTCGCACTTGCGTCGATTAGCTATCATAACTACGAAGGCTTAGCGGTTAATGCGCAAGAGAAAAAACGCTTGCAAAGTGATTTAGGCGATGCAAATTTTATGTTATTACGTAATCACGGTGGTTTAACCTTAGGACAAACCGTAGGCGATGCTTTTATGCACATGTACGATTTAGCGCGTGCTTGTCAGATCCAAGTACAAATATTATCTCAGGGAAAGCCTACCGTTTTGGTAGAACAACATATTGTTGACGGTATAAAAGCACAAGCAAATGTTGTTCATACAGGGGCTACAGGGGGACAAAAGTCTTGGCCTGCTATGCTAAGACGTGTTTATCGGCATGATCCTACCTTTGCAAGCTAG
- a CDS encoding NRDE family protein, with translation MCILFISINEHPIYPLIVCANRDEFHQRPTQAMHWWQDTSMLAGKDLQAGGTWFGVNAQKQFAALTNYRLPNKFDSSKKSRGNLVINALTPNLVSQNPKEMQIALQKSSSNYNGFNLLRGDETHLHCFDSTTQQFTVLNNGTFSLCNGALNDIWPKMKFGKQKLEKLVSAHGKLNIDELFLLMQNNTQADFKQLPNTGISTTWEQLLSSIFIVSPEYGTRSTTIFLKDKCGRCHVVERSFNAYGVTSNQVEFSF, from the coding sequence ATGTGTATTTTATTTATATCCATCAATGAACACCCAATTTATCCGCTTATTGTATGTGCAAATCGAGACGAGTTTCATCAACGTCCAACTCAAGCAATGCACTGGTGGCAAGATACATCGATGCTTGCAGGTAAAGATTTACAGGCGGGTGGTACATGGTTTGGGGTAAACGCACAAAAACAATTTGCTGCGTTAACCAATTATCGGCTGCCCAATAAATTTGATAGCTCTAAAAAGTCGCGGGGTAACCTAGTAATAAATGCATTAACACCAAATTTAGTAAGTCAAAACCCAAAAGAAATGCAGATAGCACTACAAAAAAGCTCATCTAATTACAATGGTTTTAATTTACTTCGTGGCGATGAAACACACTTACATTGTTTTGATAGTACGACTCAACAATTTACAGTGCTAAATAATGGTACATTTAGCCTATGCAATGGTGCATTAAATGATATTTGGCCTAAAATGAAGTTTGGCAAACAAAAGCTTGAAAAGTTAGTAAGCGCTCACGGTAAACTCAATATTGATGAATTGTTTTTACTAATGCAAAACAACACCCAAGCAGACTTTAAACAACTTCCAAATACAGGCATTTCAACTACCTGGGAACAGTTGCTAAGTAGTATATTTATTGTATCACCCGAATATGGTACACGTTCAACGACCATATTTCTTAAAGACAAGTGTGGCCGTTGCCATGTTGTTGAGCGAAGTTTCAACGCTTACGGTGTAACAAGTAATCAAGTTGAGTTTTCATTTTAA